The Macaca thibetana thibetana isolate TM-01 chromosome 5, ASM2454274v1, whole genome shotgun sequence genomic sequence TGCAGggggaaatgaagagagaaaatggcCACCTCTGCTGCCTTGCCTTCTCCAAAGATTAATAGTCCCAATAGCTTGGCAGCCACCCCTTCTCGGGTAGTGAGGGGTTCGCAAAACTTCCATGGACCAAAGAGATTTCCCTTACAAAGCCTCCTCTGCCAATCAGAGGCAAGATTCCCTGGGTGGCTGAATTCTCTTCATCCTTTTTAGGTTCTTAGGATGCAGAGGAAAGAGTGCTTCCTGGTTAGCCTTGCTAAGTTGTCCAAGATTGGTAAAAATGAGGGGACAGGAAATCCTCAGACCCAGAGCGAAGGTCTATCTAATCCCTGCTCCGTCTTTAGGAGGGCTTGGTGTTTGAGGTCCTCCCTCCAAAATCTTCAGGATGGAGTTTGTAGGGCTGCCCGGGAATGCCATGGTGTTGactatttggaaaaagaaaaggatgactcttcaacatctctctctctctctctctctctctctctctctctgcggAAGTGGGAGGCGCCGATCAGAAAGGGAAACAAGGAAGGGTCGTTGGTCTGAGTGGCCCCAGGAGGGCCCCAAGTACAAAGCCACTTTAGACCTTGTCCAATATCAGCGTGAAAAGCTTGACGGCTTCTTAGCTGGGAGGCCTCACTGTTCTGCGCCGGACTGTCCTGAACTAACCACCTGAATGACCTCTGCCAAGTCCAAAAGCTGTGGACAGGGATAGGTGTAACCGTGGCCAGAGCTGCGCTCAGGGACTGGAAGACTGCCAGTCCGCCGCCCGCACAATCCTGCTCCAAACCGCAGGCCTCACACTTCACCGCGCCGCAGCCACCCCTACCACAGAGGAGCTGGGAACACCGAGCATTCCTATTAAAAAGgcctccaagtccccacctggtACGCTCTGCGGCGGGGCGTGGGTAAGAGTTGGGCTGGGGCCAGAGTAGCGAGAGGGGGTGGGATGGAGGATGCAGCGCTGTGATTTCTCGGTAAAGCGTGgagaaagagggggaggaggCCGGCCTCCCCGGGAAATTAACAAAACCTACACTTTGCAAAGtctcccccatccccctcccccgAGTTCTTCCCCGCCGCGCGCCCGCCCCTCCTCGCGGCTTCTGTTGTGACTCGGGCAGCCTATCCCGAGGGTGGGGAGCTGCCGAGGAGCCTGAGCCGAGCGGTACTCCGCAGCATCACGTGCCGGGGTGGGGGGCTATAAAATACCCGAGCCGGGGCGCCGGGCGGGGGACGTGAGGACCAACCCTCTCCGGGGACCCCTTTGTTCCCAGCCCAGACGCCAACACCTCTGCGTCCCCAAGGGCTTCACTGCCCGTGTGTGCCCGGCTTCCAGGGCAGAGCTTAGAACACTAGAGGAGAGGGGTCGCCGCGACCCGCCGGGGCTTCCAGCCACCAACCCCTCTCGACATGTCGCGCTCCTTCTATGTCGACTCGCTCATCATCAAGGACTCCTCACGGCCTGCGCCCTCGCTGCCTGAACCGCACCCCGGGCCGGATTTCTTCATCCCGCTTGGCATGCCGTCCCCGTTGGTGATGTCCGTGTCCGGCCCCGGCTGCCCGTCCCGCAAGAGCGGCGCGTTCTGCGTGTGCCCTCTCTGCGTCACTTCGCACCTGCACTCCTCTCGGGGGTCTGTGGGCGCCGGCAGCGGGAGCGCAGCGGCCGGGGTTACCGCGGCCGGAGGCAGTGGGGTGGCGGGGGCCACAGGGGCACTGCCTCTGCTTAAGAGCCAGTTCTCTTCGGCTCCTGGGGACGCGCAGTTTTGCCCGCGGGTGAACCATGcgcaccatcaccaccacccgcagcagcaccaccatcaccaccatcagccCCAGCAGCCTGGCTCGGccgcggcggcggcagcagcagcagcggcggcaGCCGCCGCGGCGGCCTTGGGGCACCCGCAACATCATGCACCTGTCTGCGCCGCCACCACCTACAACGTGGCGGAC encodes the following:
- the GSX2 gene encoding GS homeobox 2, translated to MSRSFYVDSLIIKDSSRPAPSLPEPHPGPDFFIPLGMPSPLVMSVSGPGCPSRKSGAFCVCPLCVTSHLHSSRGSVGAGSGSAAAGVTAAGGSGVAGATGALPLLKSQFSSAPGDAQFCPRVNHAHHHHHPQQHHHHHHQPQQPGSAAAAAAAAAAAAAAAALGHPQHHAPVCAATTYNVADPRRFHCLTMGGSDASQVPNGKRMRTAFTSTQLLELEREFSSNMYLSRLRRIEIATYLNLSEKQVKIWFQNRRVKHKKEGKGTQRNSHAGCKCVGSQVHYARSEDEDSLSPASANDDKEISPL